The following are encoded together in the Juglans microcarpa x Juglans regia isolate MS1-56 chromosome 2D, Jm3101_v1.0, whole genome shotgun sequence genome:
- the LOC121250173 gene encoding potassium channel AKT1-like: protein MEPLMNKGVFRVSMCGKEEIEQLSRDGSHYSLSTGILPSLGARSNRRVKLRRLIISPYDRRYRIWETFLVVLVIYTAWVSPFEFGFLKKPQGPLSITDNVVNGFFAVDIIITFFVAYLDRTTYLLVDNPKKIAWKYARSWLAFDVISTIPSELAQKIAHSPFRSNGLFNMLRLWRLRRVSALFSRLEKDRNYNYFWVRCAKLICVTLFAVHCAGCFYYYLAAHYHDPKRTWIGASMNNFLEQSLWIRYVTTMYWSITTLTTVGYGDLHPVNTREMTFDIFYMLFNLGLTAYLIGNMTNLVVHGTSRTRKFRDTIQSASSFAQRNQLPVRLQDQMLSHLCLKFRTDSEGLQQQETLDSLPKAIRSSISHYLFYSLVDKVYLFQGVSNDLLFQLVSEMKAEYFPPKEDVILQNEAPTDFYILVNGAVDLLVQKNGVEQVVGEAKTGDVCGEIGVLCYRPQLFTVRTKRLSQLLRVNRTTFLNIVQSNVGDGNIIMNNLLQHLKGLNDPLMSEVLVETENMLAHGRMDLPLSLCFAALRGDALLLHQLLKRGLDPNESDNNGRTALHIAASKGSENCVLLLLDYGADPNSRDSDGNVPLWEAVLAGHESAIKVLLDSGANLQRGDIGQFACTAAEQNNLALLKEIIRYGGDVTLPKNNGNTALHVAVCEGNIEIVQFLLHQGADIDKPDPDGWTPRDLADQQGHEDIKILFQSAKEPRTQSIVAIPERKNGTRFLGRFKSEPAIRPSQEGSFTGTTDGSWSQSRPRRRTNKFHNSLFGIMSSAHNGEKDFLFSVNMIRNGKDRGESGDNPTRVTISCPEKGEVAGKLMLLPGSFQELLEIGAKKFGVSPSKVLSKDGAEIDDIDVIRDGDHLILVSYIGTEESNS, encoded by the exons ATGGAGCCTTTGATGAACAAAGGGGTCTTTCGGGTTTCAATGTGCGGTAAAGAAGAGATTGAACAATTGTCGAGGGACGGTAGCCATTACAGTCTCTCTACGGGGATTTTGCCGTCCCTTGGAGCAAGAAGCAATCGCAGAGTCAAGCTTAGGAGATTGATTATATCGCCATATGACCGCCGCTACAG GATATGGGAAACTTTTCTCGTTGTTCTGGTCATCTATACTGCTTGGGTATCACCGTTTGAATTCGGCTTCCTTAAGAAACCACAGGGACCACTCTCCATTACTGATAATGTTGTCAATGGATTCTTTGCTGTGGATATCATTATTACCTTTTTTGTAGCGTACCTTGATAGAACAACCTACCTACTCGTTGATAATCCAAAGAAGATAGCATGGAAATATGCACGTTCCTGGTTGGCCTTTGATGTCATATCCACAATCCCTTCGGAGCTTGCTCAGAAGATTGCTCATTCACCTTTCAGGTCGAATGGCTTATTCAACATGCTTCGCCTTTGGCGTCTCCGGAGAGTTAGTGCCCTATTTTCCAG ATTGGAAAAAGATAGGAACTACAACTACTTTTGGGTTCGATGTGCAAAACTTATTTGT GTTACCCTTTTTGCGGTTCATTGTGCTGGATGTTTCTATTATTATCTGGCAGCACATTATCATGACCCTAAGAGGACATGGATTGGAGCGTCAATGAATAATTTCCTTGAACAGAGCTTGTGGATCCGCTACGTGACGACGATGTACTGGTCTATCACTACTCTAACTACTGTTGGCTATGGTGATTTGCACCCTGTGAATACAAGGGAGATGACCTTTGACATCTTCTATATGCTTTTCAACCTTGGATTGACAGCATATTTGATTGGAAATATGACAAACTTGGTTGTCCATGGGACCAGTCGGACCAGAAAATTT AGAGATACCATCCAATCTGCCTCTAGTTTTGCCCAGAGGAACCAGCTGCCAGTTCGCTTGCAAGATCAGATGTTATCACATTTATGTTTGAAGTTTAGAACAGACTCAGAGGGGCTCCAGCAGCAAGAGACCCTTGATTCCCTTCCTAAAGCCATCCGTTCAAGCATTTCTCATTATCTTTTCTACTCTCTTGTGGATAAGGTGTATCTGTTTCAAGGGGTTTCAAACGACTTGCTTTTTCAGTTG GTATCAGAGATGAAAGCTGAGTATTTTCCTCCAAAGGAAGATGTGATCTTGCAGAATGAGGCACCCACAGACTTCTACATCCTTGTCAATGGAGCAGTG GATCTATTGGTCCAGAAAAATGGAGTCGAACAG GTTGTAGGAGAGGCAAAAACTGGTGATGTCTGTGGAGAGATTGGAGTACTTTGTTACAGGCCACAACTATTTACAGTCCGGACCAAAAGATTGAGCCAGCTTCTACGAGTGAACCGTACCACATTCTTAAATATTGTTCAGTCCAATGTTGGAGATGGGAACATAATCATGAATAACCTGCTTCAG CATTTGAAAGGCCTTAATGACCCATTAATGTCAGAAGTTCTGGTGGAGACTGAGAACATGCTAGCTCATGGCAGAATGGACCTGCCTCTTAGTCTATGCTTTGCAGCTCTAAGGGGGGATGCCTTGTTGTTGCATCAGTTGTTGAAACGGGGTCTTGATCCAAATGAATCGGACAACAATGGCAGGACCGCTCTG CATATAGCAGCTTCCAAAGGAAGTGAGAATTGTGTGCTTCTACTACTTGATTATGGAGCAGATCCTAACAGTAGAG ACTCTGACGGGAATGTGCCACTATGGGAAGCAGTGCTGGCTGGTCATGAATCTGCGATCAAGGTGCTACTAGACAGTGGTGCAAATTTACAACGCGGAGACATTGGTCAATTTGCATGCACTGCTGCTGAGCAAAACAACTTGGCATTGCTCAAGGAAATAATTCGTTATGGAGGAGATGTCACACTTCCTAAAAACAATGGAAACACAGCTCTTCATGTTGCAGTTTGTGAAGGCAACATTGAAATAGTCCAATTCCTTCTGCATCAAGGAGCTGATATTGACAAGCCAGACCCTGATGGTTGGACCCCAAGGGATCTAGCTGACCAACAAGGACATGAAGACATTAAAATCCTTTTCCAATCTGCTAAAGAACCCAGAACTCAATCCATTGTTGCGATTCCAGAGCGGAAAAATGGCACTCGTTTCCTTGGGCGATTTAAGAGTGAGCCAGCAATCCGTCCATCCCAGGAGGGCTCATTCACAGGTACAACAGATGGATCGTGGAGCCAATCCCGTCCAAGGCGCAGGACTAATAAGTTCCACAACTCACTATTCGGTATAATGTCCTCTGCCCACAATGGGGAGAAGGACTTTCTATTCTCTGTTAACATGATAAGAAATGGCAAGGACCGTGGAGAATCTGGAGATAACCCTACTAGAGTGACAATTAGTTGTCCAGAAAAGGGAGAAGTAGCTGGAAAGCTTATGCTACTTCCAGGGAGTTTTCAGGAGCTACTTGAGATAGGTGCTAAGAAATTCGGGGTCTCTCCAAGTAAAGTCCTTAGCAAAGATGGAGCTGAAATTGATGATATAGATGTTATAAGAGATGGTGATCATCTTATTTTAGTCAGTTATATTGGAACTGAAGAATCTAATAGCTAA
- the LOC121248085 gene encoding EG45-like domain containing protein 2 isoform X2, producing the protein MSRFLQLLYLSLIILISQFFRISHGDVGTAARYSSPYSPTQCFGSDPSQFPSSNLFAAAGDGIWDNGASCGRQYLVRCISASQLGTCVQGQTIQIRIIDYIGTAPSLPSVNGSTIVLSRTAFQTIANSSVVTSINIEFQQ; encoded by the exons ATGTCGAGATTCCTCCAATTGTTGTACTTGTCCCTGATCATCTTAATCTCCCAGTTCTTCCGTATCTCCCATGGTGATGTTGGCACTGCAGCCCGGTATTCTTCCCCATATTCAC ccaCTCAATGTTTTGGGAGCGATCCATCTCAGTTCCCTTCCAGCAACTTGTTCGCGGCGGCCGGCGATGGGATTTGGGACAATGGGGCATCGTGCGGGAGGCAATACTTGGTGAGGTGCATCAGTGCTTCACAGCTGGGCACCTGTGTTCAAGGCCAGACGATTCAGATTAGGATCATTGATTATATTGGAACAGCACCTTCTTTGCCATCAGTTAATGGTTCCACCATAGTTTTGTCCAGAACAGCTTTCCAGACTATTGCAAATTCATCTGTTGTTACTTCCATCAACATCGAATTTCAGCagtaa
- the LOC121248085 gene encoding EG45-like domain containing protein 2 isoform X1, translating to MSRFLQLLYLSLIILISQFFRISHGDVGTAARYSSPYSPTQCFGSDPSQFPSSNLFAAAGDGIWDNGASCGRQYLVRCISASQLGTCVQGQTIQIRIIDYIGTAPSLPSVNGSTIVLSRTAFQTIANSSVVTSINIEFQQV from the exons ATGTCGAGATTCCTCCAATTGTTGTACTTGTCCCTGATCATCTTAATCTCCCAGTTCTTCCGTATCTCCCATGGTGATGTTGGCACTGCAGCCCGGTATTCTTCCCCATATTCAC ccaCTCAATGTTTTGGGAGCGATCCATCTCAGTTCCCTTCCAGCAACTTGTTCGCGGCGGCCGGCGATGGGATTTGGGACAATGGGGCATCGTGCGGGAGGCAATACTTGGTGAGGTGCATCAGTGCTTCACAGCTGGGCACCTGTGTTCAAGGCCAGACGATTCAGATTAGGATCATTGATTATATTGGAACAGCACCTTCTTTGCCATCAGTTAATGGTTCCACCATAGTTTTGTCCAGAACAGCTTTCCAGACTATTGCAAATTCATCTGTTGTTACTTCCATCAACATCGAATTTCAGCa GGTATGA
- the LOC121249500 gene encoding uncharacterized protein LOC121249500, which yields MYVKIETSRLDYFCNKQQEIRSEVYQGIVDSISIGQINASKVGKRIILRSSFIGDPTDMRKRYMEAMTLVQRFEKPDIFLTMTCNPSWKEILDELGPQEEAQNRPDLIARICRAKLEELKDELFKQEIFGKVSAYVYVIEHQKRGLPHAHFLIILQRDWKIYAPESFDEIVSAEILDKERNLHLHKTVIRHMMHGPCGVLNPNNVCMKTNGSCKNHFPKDFASNTTVGIDCFPQYRRCDNGIIVKVRGKNLDNRWVVPHNPYLLAKFDCHLNVEICSTIKAVKYLYKYIYKGHDRVAFNLIPGQNIQDIDEIQQFQSARWIAPPEAM from the coding sequence atgtacGTAAAAATTGAGACGTCaagattggattatttttgtaataagcAACAAGAGATTCGATCTGAAGTGTATCAAGGAATAGTTGACAGTATATCAATTGGACAAATCAATGCTTCTAAAGTTGGTAAACGCATCATTCTGCGTTCATCTTTTATTGGAGATCCAACAGATATGCgcaaaagatatatggaagcaatgacTTTAGTCCAACGCTTTGAAAAACCGGACATCTTTTTAACTATGACATGTAACCCAAGTTGGAAAGAAATCTTAGATGAGTTGGGTCCACAAGAAGAAGCACAAAATCGTCCTGATTTGATTGCACGTATCTGtagagcaaaattagaagaactgAAGGATGAATTATTCAAACAGGAGATATTTGGGAAAGTTTCAGCATATGTATATGTCATTGAACATCAGAAAAGAGGACTACCACATGCACATTTCTTGATCATACTACAAAGAGATTGGAAAATCTATGCTCCagaatcttttgatgaaattgtatcAGCAGAAATACTTGACAAAGAGAGAAATTTACATTTGCACAAGACAGTAATAAGACATATGATGCATGGTCCCTGTGGAGTACTAAATCCGAACAATGTGTGTATGAAAACAAATGGCAGTTGTAAAAACCACTTTCCAAAAGACTTTGCATCTAACACAACTGTTGGAATCGATTGTTTCCCACAGTACAGACGTTGTGATAATGGAATAATTGTCAAAGTCAGAGGTAAAAATTTAGATAACCGTTGGGTTGTTCCACATAATCCATATCTCCTCGCAAAATTTGATTGTCACTTGAATGTAGAAATTTGCTCAACAATCAAAGCAGTCAAATACctttataagtacatttataaaggtcatgatcgtgttgctttcaaTTTGATTCCTGGACAAAACATCCAAGATATagatgaaatccaacaatttcaatCAGCTAGATGGATTGCTCCACCAGAAGCCATGTAG
- the LOC121250235 gene encoding uncharacterized protein LOC121250235: MKGEVQLEPTGGENPNDSDPLLENQADSPPGSSSEIRDEDIETGSIPCCRICLESDGEPEDELISPCMCKGTQQFVHRSCLDHWRSVKEGFAFSHCTTCKAQFHLQIVFFEDNSWRKVKFRLFVARDVFLVFLAVQTVIAAMGGFAYIMDKDGAFRNSFSDGWDKILSKHPIPFYYCIGVLAFFVLLGFFGLILHCSSLNGNDPRMAGCQNCCYGWGILDCFPASMEACFALVIVFVVIFAILGIAYGFLAATMAIQRIWQRHYHILTKRELTKEYIVEDLHGGYTPPKLDPEHEARLKMLKLL; this comes from the exons ATGAAAGGGGAGGTGCAGCTAGAGCCAACAGGTGGAGAGAACCCTAATGACTCCGATCCTCTGCTGGAGAATCAGGCAGATTCGCCCCCAGGAAGCTCGAGTGAGATCAGGGATGAAGATATCGAGACCGGTTCGATTCCCTGCTGTCGCATTTGCCTCGAGAGCGATGGCGAGCCTG aggaTGAATTGATATCACCATGCATGTGCAAGGGCACTCAGCAGTTTGTTCATCGTTCATGTCTTGATCATTGGCGTTCAGTTAAG GAAGGATTTGCTTTCTCACATTGTACCACTTGCAAAGCTCAGTTTCACcttcaaattgtattttttgagGACAACTCTTGGCGCAAAGTAAAATTCAGGCTTTTTGTTGCAAGGGATGTTTTCCTTGTATTCTTAGCTGTACAAACT GTAATTGCAGCAATGGGTGGCTTTGCATATATAATGGATAAAGATGGGGCCTTCAGGAACTCATTCAGTGATGGTTGGGATAAGATTCTGTCAAAACATCCAATacctttttattattgcattg GGGTACTGGCGTTCTTTGTGCTGCTTGGATTTTTTGGGCTTATACTACATTGCTCCTCCCTTAATGGTAATGATCCAAGGATGGCTGGCTGCCAGAATTGCTGTTATGGGTGGGGCATCTTGGATTGTTTTCCTGCATCAATGGAGGCGTGCTTTGCCTTGGTTATTGTTTTTGTCGTCATATTTGCCATTCTTGGCATAGCTTATGGTTTCCTTGCTGCCACCATGGCCATTCAGAGGATCTGGCAGAGACACTACCATATCCTTACGAAGAGGGAGCTCACTAAG GAGTACATAGTGGAGGATCTTCATGGTGGTTACACCCCACCAAAATTGGATCCAGAACATGAAGCACGTCTAAAGATGCTTAAGCTTTTGTAG
- the LOC121249501 gene encoding ATP-dependent DNA helicase PIF4-like — translation MEKDINMFHLIEHDVSFYQNETESREINNEFAVLIPEEDLMASMSLNQEQQHAYESILQKVLLNESAAFFIDGPGGTGKTFLYKALLAIVRSRNLIALATASSGVAASILPGGRTAHSRFKIPLDLDKNSTCCVSKQGALAKLLRLAKLII, via the coding sequence ATGGAAAAagacataaacatgttccatttAATAGAACATGATGTTTCTTTTTATCAGAATGAAACTGAATCTAGggaaataaataatgaatttgCAGTTTTGATACCAGAAGAAGATCTTATGGCTTCGATGAGTCTTAATCAAGAACAACAACATGCATATGAATCAATTTTACAGAAAGTCCTTCTAAATGAATCTGCTGCATTCTTCATTGATGGTCCTGGTGGAACAGGGAAAACATTCTTATATAAAGCACTTCTCGCTATAGTGAGATCAAGAAACTTAATTGCTCTTGCAACTGCATCGtctggtgttgctgcatctattTTACCTGGGGGTCGAACAGCACATTCACGCTTCAAAATTCCATTAGATCTTGACAAAAATAGTACTTGTTGTGTAAGCAAACAAGGTGCTCTTGCCAAATTGTTACGTCTTGCAAAGTTAATCATATGA